From the genome of Actinacidiphila yeochonensis CN732, one region includes:
- a CDS encoding SDR family oxidoreductase, with product MEAEAGQEQARVTVVTGGGRGIGAAVASRLAAEGHAVAIGYEKARDAAESVAAAIRKAGGSCLVHQVDTSDEQQVDALFAAVRAELGQVTGLVNNAGITGPLGRFAETPVDVMRRVVDVNVMGALMVARRAVLEMSTRYGGAGGAIVNVSSGGATLGSPGEYVHYAASKAAVDTMTLGLSKELAAEGIRVNSVQPGMIVTDIHAAMGDPERPFKAGGRIPMGRPGYPEEVAGAVAWLLSPDASYTSGTVLRVAGGL from the coding sequence GTGGAAGCGGAGGCCGGACAGGAGCAGGCCCGGGTCACGGTGGTCACGGGAGGCGGCCGGGGCATCGGCGCGGCCGTGGCGTCGCGGCTGGCCGCGGAGGGGCACGCGGTCGCGATCGGCTACGAGAAGGCCCGGGACGCGGCGGAGTCGGTGGCCGCCGCGATCCGGAAGGCGGGCGGGAGCTGCCTGGTCCACCAGGTCGACACCAGCGACGAGCAGCAGGTGGACGCCCTCTTCGCCGCGGTGCGCGCGGAACTCGGCCAGGTCACCGGGCTGGTCAACAACGCCGGCATCACCGGCCCGTTGGGACGGTTCGCCGAGACGCCGGTGGACGTGATGCGGCGGGTCGTCGACGTCAACGTGATGGGCGCGCTGATGGTCGCGCGCCGGGCGGTGCTGGAGATGTCCACCCGCTACGGCGGCGCGGGCGGCGCCATCGTCAACGTCTCCTCCGGCGGTGCGACGCTGGGCAGCCCGGGCGAGTACGTGCACTACGCGGCGAGCAAGGCGGCGGTGGACACGATGACGCTGGGCCTGTCCAAGGAGCTGGCCGCGGAGGGCATCCGGGTCAACTCCGTGCAGCCGGGGATGATCGTGACCGACATCCACGCGGCGATGGGCGACCCGGAGCGGCCGTTCAAGGCGGGGGGCCGCATCCCCATGGGGCGGCCGGGCTACCCGGAGGAGGTCGCGGGCGCGGTGGCGTGGCTGCTGTCGCCGGACGCCTCGTACACCTCCGGCACGGTGCTGCGGGTGGCCGGCGGCCTGTGA
- a CDS encoding GntR family transcriptional regulator encodes MGTTQLEAAQEPKYWHLKTVLNDALDSEFEVGEILPNERDLAARFGVARATLRQALEQLELEGRLQRRRGVGTTVAPPRIGVPVGPSAHTWPGAGRDAWATVGCAEAVAPAQIASVLGTGSDEPVHTVRRQRVIQGQQIATELLYVPAGSVPDLSGMLSPADHAPAVLRELHALALESEDRSVELGSARAEDARQLDRLPGAPVLVVTTRYFAGGRVAAVSVATYRADTCRLTFGDSGTLEVLHQEPDEDRAAS; translated from the coding sequence GTGGGGACCACGCAGCTCGAAGCGGCGCAGGAGCCGAAGTACTGGCACCTGAAGACCGTGCTGAACGACGCCCTGGACTCGGAGTTCGAGGTCGGCGAGATCCTGCCCAACGAGCGGGACCTGGCCGCCCGCTTCGGCGTCGCGCGGGCCACCCTGCGCCAGGCGCTGGAGCAGCTCGAACTCGAAGGGCGCCTCCAGCGCCGCCGTGGTGTCGGCACCACCGTCGCCCCGCCCCGCATCGGGGTCCCGGTCGGCCCGTCCGCGCACACCTGGCCCGGCGCCGGCCGCGACGCCTGGGCCACCGTCGGCTGCGCCGAGGCCGTCGCGCCCGCGCAGATCGCGTCGGTGCTCGGCACCGGCTCCGACGAGCCGGTGCACACCGTCCGGCGGCAGCGCGTCATCCAGGGCCAGCAGATCGCCACCGAGCTGCTGTACGTGCCGGCCGGCTCCGTGCCGGACCTGTCCGGCATGCTCAGCCCCGCCGACCACGCCCCGGCCGTGCTGCGCGAGCTGCACGCCCTGGCGCTGGAGAGCGAGGACCGCTCCGTGGAGCTCGGCTCCGCCCGCGCGGAGGACGCGCGGCAGCTCGACCGGCTGCCCGGAGCGCCCGTCCTCGTCGTCACCACGCGGTACTTCGCCGGCGGCCGGGTCGCCGCCGTTTCCGTCGCCACCTACCGGGCCGACACCTGCCGGCTCACCTTCGGCGACTCCGGCACCCTGGAGGTCCTGCACCAGGAGCCCGACGAGGACCGCGCGGCGTCCTGA
- a CDS encoding ROK family transcriptional regulator codes for MGRLTGGDPSLLRRINSAVVLHALRGAQTPSLTELVQSTGLSRPTVEGVIEGLSDSGLVVEAAADPGDSRRQGRPARRFRFHAEAGHLLGIEIGSHQVRVVISDLSGQVFGSLGHEVAEDAGADDRIDRVRTTVADLLRRSGVARSTLWAVGVGSPGIVAAGGEVRLGTALPGWTGLPLGERLQRSFRCPVLVENDANVAAVAEHWKGAAVGTDDVVFVLAGLSPGAGSLIGGRLHRGFGGAAGEIGALHLLGREVTPEHLLSTTGKPLHPLDEPAVARVFALAREGDVQAKDAMERFIQRLVHDVAALVLAIDPELVVIGGWAAGLDGVLEPMKAELARYCLRPPNVVLSALGREAIATGALRLALDHVEEQLFAVEQTALARY; via the coding sequence TTGGGGCGCCTCACCGGCGGGGACCCGTCCCTGCTCCGGCGGATCAACTCCGCGGTCGTCCTGCACGCGCTGCGCGGCGCCCAGACGCCGTCGCTCACGGAGCTGGTGCAGTCCACCGGGCTGTCGCGGCCCACGGTCGAAGGGGTCATCGAGGGCCTCAGCGACTCCGGCCTCGTCGTCGAGGCGGCGGCCGACCCCGGCGACAGCCGTCGGCAGGGGCGGCCCGCGCGCAGGTTCCGCTTCCACGCCGAGGCGGGGCACCTGCTGGGCATCGAGATCGGCTCGCACCAGGTGCGGGTGGTCATCTCCGACCTCAGCGGGCAGGTGTTCGGCTCGCTGGGCCACGAGGTGGCCGAGGACGCCGGCGCCGACGACCGGATCGACCGCGTCCGCACCACCGTCGCCGACCTGCTGCGCCGCTCCGGCGTGGCCCGCAGCACCCTGTGGGCGGTCGGAGTGGGCAGCCCGGGCATCGTGGCCGCCGGCGGCGAGGTACGGCTCGGCACGGCGCTGCCGGGCTGGACGGGGCTGCCGCTGGGCGAGCGGCTGCAGCGGTCGTTCCGATGTCCCGTCCTGGTGGAGAACGACGCGAACGTCGCCGCCGTCGCCGAGCACTGGAAGGGCGCCGCGGTCGGCACGGACGACGTGGTCTTCGTCCTGGCGGGGCTGAGTCCCGGCGCGGGCTCGCTGATCGGCGGGCGGCTGCACCGGGGGTTCGGGGGCGCGGCCGGCGAGATCGGGGCGCTGCACCTGCTGGGCCGCGAGGTCACCCCCGAGCACCTGCTCTCCACGACGGGCAAGCCGCTGCACCCGCTGGACGAGCCCGCGGTGGCCCGGGTGTTCGCCCTGGCCCGGGAGGGCGACGTCCAGGCCAAGGACGCGATGGAGCGGTTCATCCAGCGGTTGGTGCACGACGTGGCCGCGCTGGTGCTGGCGATCGACCCGGAGCTGGTGGTGATCGGCGGCTGGGCGGCAGGGCTCGACGGGGTGCTGGAGCCGATGAAGGCGGAGCTGGCCCGCTACTGCCTGCGCCCGCCGAACGTGGTGCTCTCGGCGCTCGGGCGCGAGGCCATCGCCACGGGGGCGCTGCGGCTGGCGCTGGACCACGTGGAGGAGCAGCTGTTCGCCGTCGAGCAGACGGCGCTGGCCCGCTACTGA
- the mug gene encoding G/U mismatch-specific DNA glycosylase, whose product MTPEELARARELTLPDLVRPGLRVLFCGINPGLMSALRGHHFARPGNRFWPALHASGFTPRRFRPDEQEQVLELGLGITNVAGRATARADELTAEELVAGGRRLVAKVEEYRPDWLAVLGVTAFRTAFGERGARVGPQPGAFGGTRVWVLPSPSGLNAHWTPAALAQEFARLREASALAA is encoded by the coding sequence CTGACACCCGAGGAGCTGGCGCGGGCCCGGGAGCTGACCCTGCCGGACCTCGTCCGGCCGGGGCTGCGGGTGCTGTTCTGCGGCATCAACCCGGGCCTGATGTCCGCGTTGCGGGGCCACCACTTCGCCCGCCCCGGCAACAGGTTCTGGCCTGCCCTGCACGCCTCCGGGTTCACCCCGCGCCGGTTCCGGCCCGACGAGCAGGAGCAGGTGCTGGAGCTGGGCCTCGGCATCACCAACGTCGCGGGCCGGGCCACCGCCCGGGCCGACGAGCTGACCGCCGAGGAGCTGGTGGCCGGCGGGCGGCGGCTGGTGGCGAAGGTCGAGGAGTACCGGCCGGACTGGCTGGCGGTCCTCGGCGTGACCGCGTTCCGCACGGCGTTCGGTGAGCGCGGCGCCCGGGTCGGCCCGCAGCCTGGTGCCTTCGGCGGCACCCGGGTGTGGGTGCTGCCGAGCCCGAGCGGCCTCAACGCGCACTGGACGCCGGCGGCACTGGCGCAGGAGTTCGCCCGGCTGCGGGAGGCGTCGGCCCTGGCCGCGTAG
- the purB gene encoding adenylosuccinate lyase produces the protein MTAKPRIPNVLAGRYASPELADLWSPERKVVLERRLWLAVLRAQRDLGIEVPEGAVEDYERVLEQVDLGSIAERERVTRHDVKARIEEFNALAGHEQVHKGMTSRDLTENVEQLQIRLSLELARDRTVAVLARLGQLAAQYGELVMTGRSHNVAAQTTTLGKRFATAADELLVAFGRLEALLERYPLRGIKGPVGTAQDMLDLLGGDAGRLAELEQRVADHLGFARAFTSVGQVYPRSLDYEAVTALVQLAAAPSSLAKTIRLMAGHELVTEGFKPGQVGSSAMPHKMNTRSCERVNGLMVVLRGYASMTGELAGDQWNEGDVSCSVVRRVALPDAFFAFDGLLETFLTVLDEFGAFPAVVARELDRYLPFLATTKVLMGAVRAGVGREVAHEAIKEHAVASALAMRELGTERNELLDRLAADERIPLDRPALDDLMADRLSFTGAAAGQVAEVVRRVEDVVKAHPDAAGYRPGAIL, from the coding sequence GTGACTGCCAAGCCCCGCATCCCCAACGTCCTTGCCGGCCGCTACGCGTCGCCGGAGCTCGCCGACCTGTGGTCCCCCGAGCGGAAGGTGGTGCTGGAGCGGCGGCTGTGGCTGGCCGTGCTGCGCGCCCAGCGCGACCTCGGCATCGAGGTGCCCGAGGGCGCCGTCGAGGACTACGAGCGGGTGCTGGAGCAGGTCGACCTCGGCTCCATCGCGGAGCGGGAGCGGGTCACCCGGCACGACGTGAAGGCGCGTATCGAGGAGTTCAACGCGCTGGCCGGCCACGAGCAGGTCCACAAGGGCATGACCTCGCGCGACCTGACCGAGAACGTGGAGCAGCTCCAGATCCGGCTCTCCCTCGAACTCGCGCGCGACCGCACCGTCGCCGTCCTGGCCCGCCTCGGGCAGTTGGCCGCCCAGTACGGCGAGCTGGTGATGACCGGCCGGTCGCACAACGTGGCCGCGCAGACGACCACCCTCGGCAAGCGGTTCGCCACCGCCGCCGACGAGCTGCTGGTGGCCTTCGGCCGGCTGGAGGCGCTGCTGGAGCGCTACCCGCTGCGCGGGATCAAGGGCCCGGTCGGCACCGCCCAGGACATGCTGGACCTGCTCGGCGGCGACGCCGGGCGGCTGGCGGAGCTGGAGCAGCGGGTCGCCGACCACCTGGGCTTCGCCCGGGCGTTCACCTCCGTCGGCCAGGTCTACCCGCGCTCGCTGGACTACGAGGCCGTGACCGCGCTGGTGCAGCTGGCGGCGGCGCCGTCCTCGCTGGCGAAGACGATCCGGCTGATGGCCGGCCACGAGCTGGTCACCGAGGGCTTCAAGCCGGGCCAGGTCGGCTCCTCGGCGATGCCGCACAAGATGAACACCCGCTCGTGCGAGCGCGTCAACGGCCTGATGGTGGTGCTGCGCGGCTACGCCTCGATGACCGGCGAGCTGGCCGGCGACCAGTGGAACGAGGGCGACGTGTCCTGCTCGGTGGTGCGCAGGGTCGCGCTGCCGGACGCGTTCTTCGCCTTCGACGGGCTGCTGGAGACGTTCCTGACGGTGCTCGACGAGTTCGGCGCGTTCCCCGCCGTGGTGGCCCGCGAGCTCGACCGCTACCTGCCGTTCCTGGCCACCACGAAGGTGCTGATGGGCGCGGTGCGGGCGGGTGTCGGCCGGGAGGTCGCCCACGAGGCGATCAAGGAGCACGCGGTGGCCTCCGCGCTGGCCATGCGCGAGCTCGGCACCGAGCGCAACGAGCTGCTCGACCGGCTGGCCGCCGACGAGCGCATCCCGCTGGACCGGCCCGCCCTCGACGACCTGATGGCCGACCGGCTGTCGTTCACCGGCGCCGCCGCCGGCCAGGTCGCCGAGGTGGTCCGGCGGGTCGAGGACGTCGTCAAGGCGCACCCCGACGCGGCCGGATACCGGCCGGGGGCGATCCTCTGA